In Sphingomonas sp. Leaf357, a single genomic region encodes these proteins:
- the ribH gene encoding 6,7-dimethyl-8-ribityllumazine synthase — MATILIVEARFYDHLNDLLLDGARSAIEAAGHTHETITVPGALEVPGAIALAADSGQYSAFVALGVVIRGETYHFEIVAGESARGLMALSMDGVAIGNGILTTENEAQALTRAKKSEKDKGGEAAKAALAMLELKGRFG; from the coding sequence ATGGCTACCATTCTCATCGTCGAGGCGCGCTTCTACGATCATCTCAACGATCTGCTGCTCGACGGCGCGCGCTCGGCGATCGAGGCGGCGGGCCACACGCACGAGACGATCACCGTCCCCGGCGCGCTGGAAGTGCCGGGCGCGATCGCACTGGCGGCGGACAGCGGGCAGTATAGCGCGTTCGTCGCGTTGGGCGTGGTGATCCGCGGCGAGACCTATCATTTCGAGATCGTCGCGGGCGAAAGCGCGCGCGGACTGATGGCGCTGTCGATGGACGGCGTGGCGATCGGAAACGGCATCCTGACCACCGAGAACGAAGCGCAGGCGCTGACCCGCGCGAAGAAGAGCGAGAAGGATAAAGGCGGCGAAGCGGCCAAGGCGGCGCTGGCGATGCTGGAGTTGAAGGGGCGGTTCGGCTGA
- a CDS encoding PAS domain-containing protein, which translates to MRLDSAPGNTERYDPKPSAGRGWQLDESARAATIAKHDIESLRDAANLQGITDFAAALCEAPIALVSLVEERRQTFLARTGLNASETPRETSFCAFAMLDHEIMIVPDAARDPRFAENPLVTGDPNIRFYAGAPLIADDGMPLGSLCIIDTEPRAGLTVLQQQGLTTLAEAVMARLRDSRDAAAWRDADNANHRALTESHNRFRVLADSMPQMVWSTLPDGYHDYYNARWYDFTGVPEGSTDGEEWNGMFHPDDQERAWAVWRHSLATGDPYQVEYRLRRADGEYRWTLGRALPLRNEAGEIVRWFGTCTEVHEQKQASEEREVIAQELSHRIKNIFAVISGLIGFAARANPGFRGISDDLRERVTALGRAHDFVRPHSAQSRPAAAQSSLHGLLDELFRPYQQGEGMRISVIGGDVNIDDRSATPLALLFHELATNATKYGALANDDGRIMVEIAPNDDRVCLTWSETGGPHVVGTPEPSGFGSQLIEMSAVRQLGGTVDRDWRREGLVVTTCIPVKAFSRT; encoded by the coding sequence TTGAGGCTCGACAGCGCGCCCGGCAACACCGAACGCTACGACCCCAAGCCGTCCGCCGGCCGCGGCTGGCAGCTTGACGAATCCGCGCGCGCGGCGACCATCGCCAAGCACGACATAGAATCGCTGCGCGACGCGGCGAACCTGCAGGGCATCACCGATTTCGCCGCCGCGCTGTGCGAGGCGCCGATCGCGCTGGTCAGTCTCGTCGAGGAGCGCCGCCAGACGTTCCTGGCGCGTACCGGGCTGAATGCCAGCGAGACGCCGCGCGAGACGAGCTTCTGCGCATTCGCGATGCTCGACCATGAGATCATGATCGTGCCGGATGCGGCCCGCGACCCGCGCTTCGCCGAGAATCCGCTGGTTACGGGCGATCCGAACATCCGCTTCTATGCCGGTGCACCGCTGATCGCGGACGATGGCATGCCGCTGGGATCGCTGTGCATCATCGATACCGAGCCGCGCGCGGGGCTGACCGTGTTGCAGCAGCAGGGGCTGACGACGCTGGCCGAGGCGGTGATGGCGCGGCTGCGCGACAGCCGCGATGCCGCGGCGTGGCGCGATGCGGACAATGCCAATCACCGCGCGCTGACCGAAAGCCATAACCGGTTCCGCGTATTGGCGGATTCGATGCCGCAAATGGTGTGGTCCACGCTGCCCGACGGCTATCACGATTATTACAATGCGCGCTGGTACGATTTCACCGGCGTGCCCGAGGGGTCGACCGACGGCGAGGAATGGAACGGCATGTTCCACCCCGACGATCAGGAACGGGCCTGGGCGGTGTGGCGTCACTCGCTGGCGACGGGCGACCCTTATCAGGTCGAGTACCGCCTGCGCCGCGCGGACGGCGAATATCGCTGGACGCTGGGTCGTGCGCTACCGCTGCGCAACGAGGCGGGTGAGATCGTGCGCTGGTTCGGCACCTGTACCGAGGTGCACGAACAGAAGCAGGCGAGCGAGGAGCGCGAGGTGATCGCGCAGGAACTCAGCCACCGGATCAAGAACATCTTCGCGGTGATCTCCGGCCTGATCGGGTTCGCGGCCCGCGCCAATCCGGGCTTTCGCGGCATTTCCGACGATCTGCGCGAACGCGTGACGGCGCTGGGCCGCGCGCACGATTTCGTGCGCCCGCATAGCGCGCAATCCCGCCCGGCCGCGGCGCAGTCGAGCCTGCACGGCCTGCTCGACGAGCTGTTTCGCCCCTATCAGCAGGGCGAGGGCATGCGGATCTCGGTGATCGGCGGCGATGTGAATATCGACGATCGCTCCGCCACGCCGCTGGCGCTGCTGTTCCACGAACTGGCGACCAATGCGACGAAATATGGCGCACTGGCCAATGACGACGGGCGCATCATGGTCGAGATCGCGCCGAACGACGACAGGGTGTGTCTCACCTGGAGCGAGACCGGCGGACCCCACGTGGTCGGCACACCGGAACCTTCGGGCTTCGGATCGCAATTGATCGAGATGAGCGCGGTCCGCCAGCTCGGCGGCACGGTGGATCGGGACTGGCGGCGGGAGGGCCTCGTCGTCACCACGTGCATACCAGTCAAGGCGTTCAGCCGCACGTAG
- a CDS encoding alkene reductase encodes MPSLFDPIQLGAISAPNRILMAPLTRGRSTKAHVPTEIMIEYYRQRASAGLIISEATGISRQGLGWPFAPGLWSDEQVAAWTPITKAVHDAGGRIIAQLWHMGRQVHSSVTGEQPVSSSATATPGEAHSYEGKKPFETARPLEVSEIPGLLDDYERATKNALAAGFDGVQVHAANGYLIDEFLRDNANFRDDQYGGSVENRIRLLKQVVERVVSVAGKDRTSVRLSPNGESQGVDDSDPQPLFTAAAKALGDLGIAFLELREPGPDGTFGRTDVPKLSPEIRKVFTGPLVVNSDYTTVEEAQAVIDAGTADAVSFGRTFLANPDLPERLRTGAPLNAMNPKTMYSQGAEGYTDYPALETADA; translated from the coding sequence ATGCCGAGTCTGTTCGATCCCATTCAACTGGGGGCCATTTCCGCGCCCAACCGCATCCTGATGGCACCGTTGACGCGCGGTCGCAGCACCAAGGCGCATGTGCCGACCGAGATCATGATCGAATATTATCGCCAGCGCGCCTCCGCCGGCCTGATCATCTCCGAAGCGACCGGCATCAGCCGCCAGGGGCTCGGCTGGCCGTTCGCGCCGGGCCTGTGGAGCGACGAGCAGGTCGCCGCCTGGACGCCGATCACGAAGGCGGTGCACGATGCCGGCGGGCGCATCATCGCGCAGCTCTGGCATATGGGCCGGCAGGTCCATTCGTCGGTCACCGGCGAACAGCCCGTTTCCTCTTCCGCCACCGCCACGCCGGGCGAAGCGCACAGCTATGAAGGCAAGAAGCCGTTCGAGACCGCACGGCCGCTGGAGGTGAGCGAGATCCCCGGTCTGCTCGACGATTACGAGCGCGCGACGAAGAACGCGCTCGCCGCCGGGTTCGACGGGGTGCAGGTGCATGCCGCGAACGGCTATCTGATCGACGAATTCCTGCGCGACAACGCCAATTTCCGTGACGATCAATATGGCGGCAGCGTCGAGAACCGCATCCGCCTGCTCAAGCAGGTGGTCGAGCGCGTGGTGTCGGTCGCGGGCAAGGATCGCACCTCGGTCCGCCTGTCGCCCAATGGCGAATCGCAGGGCGTGGACGACAGCGATCCGCAGCCGCTGTTCACCGCCGCCGCCAAGGCGCTCGGCGATCTCGGCATCGCCTTTCTCGAACTGCGCGAACCCGGCCCCGACGGCACGTTCGGCCGCACCGACGTGCCCAAGCTGTCGCCGGAAATCCGCAAGGTGTTCACCGGGCCGCTGGTGGTCAATTCGGACTATACGACGGTCGAGGAAGCACAGGCGGTGATCGATGCCGGCACCGCCGACGCGGTGTCGTTCGGCCGCACCTTCCTTGCCAATCCCGATCTGCCGGAACGCCTGCGCACCGGCGCGCCGCTCAACGCGATGAACCCGAAGACGATGTATAGCCAGGGCGCGGAAGGCTATACCGATTACCCTGCGCTGGAGACGGCGGACGCCTGA
- a CDS encoding DMT family transporter, producing MSQTDALPQEPPVGQPGAPHRLAFLALIGANVALAFGPWFVRLADTGPVAAGFWRVTLAVPLLLAMSLASGWRPVRRSPGLGMGLWLMIGIAGVSFAADLASWHLGILRTTLANATLFGNSATLIYPLYGFLIARAWPSRTQGIALVLAAIGAALLMGQSYSLNPRNLVGDLLCLFAGVLYTLYFIGMARVRDTMAPLPALLLSSVAGIVPLLIFALALGEKVLPDHWTPLIGLALCSQVIGQGLMIYALGQFSPLVVGLALLTQPVVAAAIGWSVYGERLGVADATGAVLVAMALVLVRRPAKTDVEERAR from the coding sequence ATGTCGCAAACCGACGCCTTGCCGCAGGAGCCGCCCGTGGGACAGCCAGGCGCGCCCCACCGTCTCGCCTTCCTGGCGCTGATCGGGGCGAACGTCGCGCTGGCGTTCGGGCCGTGGTTCGTGCGGCTGGCCGATACCGGGCCGGTGGCGGCCGGGTTCTGGCGCGTGACGCTGGCGGTGCCGCTGCTGCTGGCGATGTCGCTGGCGAGCGGGTGGCGGCCGGTGCGGCGATCGCCCGGGCTGGGCATGGGATTGTGGCTGATGATCGGCATCGCCGGCGTCAGCTTCGCCGCCGATCTGGCGAGCTGGCATCTCGGCATCCTGCGCACGACGCTGGCCAATGCGACCCTGTTCGGCAATTCGGCGACGTTGATCTACCCGCTCTACGGCTTCCTGATCGCGCGCGCCTGGCCGAGCCGGACGCAGGGAATCGCGCTGGTGCTGGCGGCGATCGGCGCGGCGCTGCTGATGGGGCAATCGTACAGCCTGAACCCGCGCAACCTGGTCGGCGACCTGCTCTGCCTGTTCGCGGGCGTGCTTTATACCTTGTATTTCATCGGCATGGCGCGGGTGCGCGATACGATGGCGCCGCTGCCGGCGCTGCTGCTGTCGAGCGTCGCGGGGATCGTACCGCTGCTGATCTTCGCGCTGGCGCTCGGCGAGAAGGTATTGCCCGATCACTGGACCCCGCTGATCGGTCTGGCGTTGTGCAGTCAGGTGATCGGTCAGGGCCTGATGATCTATGCGCTCGGCCAGTTCTCGCCGCTGGTGGTCGGGCTGGCGCTGTTGACCCAACCGGTGGTCGCGGCGGCGATCGGCTGGAGCGTCTATGGCGAGCGGCTGGGCGTAGCGGATGCGACCGGGGCGGTGCTGGTCGCCATGGCCTTGGTGCTTGTGCGCCGGCCGGCTAAGACGGATGTGGAGGAACGCGCGCGATGA
- a CDS encoding cytochrome P450 yields MALAHSFKANPHWAPRQKKGALNAIPGEDGLPFVGNTLRLLKDPVGFGRRMADTYGPVYRNNTFGGPNVVLLGPEANELVLFDREKIFSSEQGWGPMLNLLFPRGLMLMDFDHHRADRKVLSVAFKPEPMRHYAEAMNAGIAAQVSTWGNKPIRFYDAIKSLTLDLAADSFFGMPLGPEADKINQAFVDEVQASIDPIRVPLPGTKMRRGVKAREYLVGVFGREIPKRRAGASGSGGQDFFSQFCRATDDAGQPLPDAAIIDHMNFLMMAAHDTITSSATSLVMLLGRNMEWQEKLREEVLSLGLNDDGQVPHGQLDRLVLTEYAFKEALRMIPPVPSLPRRALKAFRFGGYDIPAGTPVGINVGHTHRMPDYWPDPDTFDPLRFLPEAVRARHKYAWVPFGGGAHMCLGLHFATMQMKLLIAGLLSRYRIVLDEGSGAQWQAWPIPKPRDGLPLRLVPLD; encoded by the coding sequence ATGGCGCTCGCACATAGCTTCAAGGCCAATCCGCATTGGGCACCGCGCCAGAAGAAGGGCGCGCTGAACGCCATTCCGGGCGAGGACGGCCTGCCGTTCGTCGGCAATACGCTCAGGCTGTTGAAGGATCCGGTCGGGTTCGGGCGGCGCATGGCCGACACCTATGGCCCGGTGTACCGCAACAATACGTTCGGCGGTCCGAACGTCGTCCTGCTCGGGCCGGAAGCGAACGAGCTGGTGCTGTTCGACCGTGAGAAGATCTTTTCGTCCGAGCAAGGCTGGGGACCGATGCTCAACCTGCTGTTCCCGCGTGGCCTGATGCTGATGGATTTCGACCATCACCGCGCCGATCGCAAGGTGCTGTCGGTCGCGTTCAAGCCCGAACCGATGCGCCATTACGCCGAGGCGATGAATGCCGGGATCGCGGCCCAGGTTTCGACCTGGGGCAACAAGCCGATCCGGTTCTACGACGCGATCAAGTCGCTGACGCTCGATCTGGCGGCGGACAGTTTCTTCGGCATGCCGCTGGGCCCGGAAGCGGACAAGATCAACCAGGCGTTCGTCGACGAGGTGCAGGCGTCGATCGATCCGATCCGCGTTCCCCTCCCCGGCACGAAGATGCGGCGCGGCGTCAAAGCGCGCGAATATCTGGTCGGCGTTTTCGGGCGGGAGATTCCGAAGCGGCGGGCGGGCGCCAGTGGGTCCGGGGGGCAGGATTTCTTCTCGCAATTCTGCCGCGCGACCGACGATGCGGGGCAGCCGCTGCCCGATGCCGCGATCATCGATCACATGAACTTCCTGATGATGGCGGCACACGACACGATCACGTCTTCGGCGACCAGCCTCGTCATGCTGCTCGGGCGCAATATGGAGTGGCAGGAAAAGTTGCGCGAAGAGGTGCTGTCGCTCGGCCTGAACGACGACGGCCAGGTGCCGCATGGCCAGCTCGACCGGCTGGTGCTGACCGAATATGCCTTCAAGGAAGCGCTCAGGATGATCCCGCCGGTGCCGTCCTTGCCGCGGCGCGCGCTGAAGGCCTTCCGTTTCGGCGGCTACGATATCCCCGCAGGCACGCCGGTGGGCATCAATGTCGGCCATACGCACCGCATGCCGGACTATTGGCCGGACCCGGACACGTTCGATCCGCTGCGTTTCCTGCCCGAAGCGGTGCGCGCGCGGCACAAATATGCCTGGGTGCCGTTCGGCGGCGGCGCGCATATGTGCCTGGGGCTGCACTTCGCGACGATGCAGATGAAGCTGCTGATCGCCGGGCTGCTCAGCCGCTATCGCATCGTGCTGGACGAGGGATCGGGCGCGCAATGGCAGGCCTGGCCGATCCCCAAGCCGCGCGACGGCTTACCGCTGAGGCTGGTGCCGTTGGATTGA
- a CDS encoding COQ9 family protein, producing MNILPEDPTLDEIRAAMAPVVASNAAFDGWGDAARDAAADALGVDRDVALLAFPGGAVEMIAAWFAHIDAGMLAKVPPERLATMKIREKIAALVEARLDAVAADREALRRALAILALPQNLARAAKLGWHAADVMWRAAGDTATDYNHYTKRTILAGVYGATVAVFLDDDSDQLADTRAFLARRIDGIMRFEKAKAGFLGRTQHRPSLSRFIGRLRYPAV from the coding sequence ATGAACATTCTGCCGGAAGACCCGACGCTGGACGAGATCCGTGCCGCGATGGCGCCCGTGGTGGCGAGCAACGCCGCGTTCGACGGCTGGGGCGATGCCGCGCGGGATGCCGCCGCCGACGCGCTAGGCGTGGATCGCGACGTGGCGCTGCTCGCCTTTCCGGGCGGTGCGGTGGAGATGATCGCGGCGTGGTTCGCGCATATCGACGCGGGGATGTTGGCGAAGGTGCCGCCGGAACGGCTCGCGACGATGAAGATCCGCGAGAAGATCGCCGCGTTGGTCGAGGCGCGACTGGACGCCGTCGCCGCCGATCGCGAGGCGTTGCGCCGCGCGCTCGCGATCCTCGCCCTGCCCCAGAATCTCGCACGGGCGGCGAAACTGGGCTGGCATGCCGCGGACGTGATGTGGCGCGCGGCCGGAGATACCGCGACGGACTATAATCATTACACCAAGCGGACGATCCTGGCCGGCGTGTACGGCGCGACCGTTGCGGTGTTCCTGGACGACGATAGCGACCAGCTTGCCGATACCCGCGCATTCCTGGCGCGACGGATCGATGGGATCATGCGCTTCGAGAAGGCCAAGGCAGGGTTTCTGGGGCGCACGCAGCATCGGCCGAGCCTGTCGCGCTTCATCGGACGGTTACGGTATCCGGCGGTGTAG
- the feoB gene encoding ferrous iron transporter B, protein MSTLPLVALVGNPNAGKSALFNALTGARQKVGNYPGVTVERHSGRLALDDGRPIELVDLPGAYSLDPSSPDERVTRDVVMGQQAGERLPDAIVVVVDASNLDNHLRFTLQLIALGLPVVVALNMIDLAERDGLKLDAAILERELGVPVVPTVAVRKRGLDKLKARMSSIVGRGAAIRLRPNEGHVAEDIVTLQRRARALSVKATVSETSGRRWTHMLDAVALHPISGPVLLLGLLFVMFQAVFAWSQAPIGWIEALFAWISTGVTEALPAGFVRDFLTDGVIAGVGAVIVFLPQILILFTFILVLEATGYMVRAAFMMDRLMAGVGLSGRAFIPLLSSFACAVPGIMATRTIDDEKDRLTTILIAPLMTCSARLPVYTLIIGALIPNSRVLPFVGLQGLVMFALYVLGIVSAYVAALVLRNTVTAGPSSGFMMEMPKYQWPRLSDVGLGLWSRALIFLKRAGTTIAATVAILWVLASYPVAPAGVRQSEYSIAGRIASGIEVVVKPIGFNHDIALSLLPAMAAREAAVGAMATVYAIDNPEEPAGEGKLAENLRGRWSLPTALAFLMWFVFAPQCISTIAVTRRETNGWKWPMFMVGYLFALAYIAAGVTYWAAIGLGL, encoded by the coding sequence ATGAGCACGCTGCCGCTGGTCGCCTTGGTCGGCAACCCCAATGCCGGCAAGAGCGCCCTGTTCAACGCGCTGACCGGGGCGCGGCAGAAAGTGGGGAATTATCCCGGCGTGACCGTGGAGCGGCATTCGGGCCGGCTCGCTCTGGACGACGGCCGGCCGATCGAACTGGTCGATCTGCCCGGCGCGTACAGTCTCGACCCCTCCAGCCCGGACGAGCGCGTGACCCGCGATGTCGTCATGGGGCAGCAGGCCGGCGAGCGGTTGCCCGATGCGATCGTCGTCGTGGTGGACGCGTCGAACCTCGACAACCACCTGCGCTTCACGTTGCAGTTGATCGCATTGGGCCTGCCGGTGGTGGTGGCGCTGAACATGATCGATCTGGCCGAGCGCGACGGGCTGAAGCTGGATGCCGCGATCCTCGAACGCGAACTGGGCGTGCCGGTGGTGCCGACCGTCGCGGTGCGCAAGCGCGGGCTGGACAAGTTGAAGGCGCGCATGTCGAGCATCGTCGGCCGCGGCGCCGCGATCCGCCTGCGCCCGAACGAGGGCCATGTGGCTGAGGATATCGTCACGCTGCAACGTCGCGCGCGCGCCCTCTCGGTCAAGGCGACGGTGTCGGAGACGAGCGGGCGGCGCTGGACGCACATGCTGGACGCCGTCGCGCTGCATCCGATCAGCGGGCCGGTGCTGCTGCTGGGGCTGCTGTTCGTGATGTTCCAGGCGGTGTTCGCCTGGTCGCAGGCACCGATCGGCTGGATCGAGGCGCTGTTCGCGTGGATCTCGACCGGCGTCACCGAGGCGTTGCCCGCCGGGTTCGTGCGCGACTTCCTTACCGATGGCGTCATTGCCGGCGTCGGCGCGGTGATCGTGTTCCTGCCGCAGATCCTGATTCTGTTCACCTTCATCCTGGTGCTGGAAGCGACCGGATACATGGTCCGCGCCGCCTTCATGATGGACCGGTTGATGGCCGGCGTCGGCCTGTCCGGGCGCGCCTTCATTCCGTTGCTGTCGAGCTTCGCCTGCGCGGTGCCGGGGATCATGGCGACGCGCACGATCGACGACGAGAAGGACCGGCTGACCACGATCCTGATCGCGCCGCTGATGACCTGCTCGGCGCGGCTGCCGGTCTATACTTTGATCATCGGCGCGCTGATTCCCAACAGCCGCGTGCTGCCGTTCGTGGGGTTGCAGGGGCTGGTGATGTTCGCGCTCTACGTGCTCGGCATCGTGTCGGCCTATGTCGCCGCCCTCGTGCTGCGCAACACGGTGACGGCGGGCCCGTCCTCCGGCTTCATGATGGAGATGCCGAAATATCAGTGGCCGCGCCTGTCGGACGTGGGCCTGGGGCTGTGGAGCCGCGCTTTGATCTTCCTGAAGCGTGCCGGCACGACGATCGCGGCGACGGTGGCGATCCTGTGGGTGCTGGCAAGCTATCCGGTCGCGCCCGCCGGCGTGCGGCAGAGCGAATATTCGATCGCCGGGCGCATCGCGAGCGGGATCGAGGTCGTCGTGAAACCGATCGGCTTCAATCACGATATCGCCCTGTCGCTGCTGCCGGCGATGGCCGCGCGCGAGGCGGCGGTGGGCGCGATGGCGACGGTCTATGCGATCGACAATCCGGAGGAACCGGCGGGCGAAGGCAAGCTGGCCGAGAATCTGCGCGGCCGCTGGAGCCTGCCGACCGCGCTGGCCTTCCTGATGTGGTTCGTGTTCGCGCCGCAATGCATCTCGACCATCGCGGTGACCCGCCGCGAGACGAACGGGTGGAAGTGGCCGATGTTCATGGTGGGCTATCTGTTCGCACTGGCATATATCGCCGCCGGGGTTACATACTGGGCCGCAATAGGACTCGGTTTGTAG
- a CDS encoding FeoA family protein — protein MNATVANAIPLSLEKLPRRQHATVAAIDWQGLSAPEARRLRELGFDEGVDIEVLHKSLFGTGPIACRIGRMTVALRRTVAAAIAVSPV, from the coding sequence ATGAACGCGACCGTCGCCAATGCGATTCCTCTCAGCCTCGAAAAGCTTCCGCGCCGCCAGCATGCGACCGTGGCGGCGATTGACTGGCAGGGGCTGAGTGCGCCCGAGGCGCGGCGGTTGCGCGAATTGGGTTTCGACGAGGGCGTCGATATCGAGGTGCTGCACAAATCGCTGTTCGGCACCGGCCCAATCGCCTGCCGCATCGGCCGCATGACGGTGGCGCTGCGCCGTACCGTCGCCGCGGCGATCGCCGTTTCGCCCGTCTGA
- a CDS encoding GNAT family N-acetyltransferase, whose product MPPVLHTERLILRPLSGEDLEDWVAFHADPVTMEFLGGVQERSAAWRGLCAMRGSWDIAGFAMFALIERSSGRWIGRVGPWQPDGWPGTEIGWGVARAFAGRGYAHEAAVATMDYAVDVLGWSDIIHTIHPDNAGSIALAKRLGSENRGPTRLPPPMGDFRVDAWGQSADAWRARRAGQSAR is encoded by the coding sequence ATGCCGCCGGTGCTGCACACCGAACGCCTGATCCTGCGACCGCTTTCCGGCGAGGATCTTGAGGATTGGGTCGCATTCCATGCCGATCCGGTCACGATGGAATTCCTCGGTGGCGTGCAGGAGCGCTCGGCCGCGTGGCGCGGATTGTGTGCGATGCGCGGCAGCTGGGACATTGCCGGTTTCGCGATGTTCGCGTTGATCGAACGAAGCAGCGGGCGCTGGATCGGCCGGGTGGGACCGTGGCAGCCCGATGGCTGGCCCGGCACCGAAATCGGCTGGGGCGTGGCGCGCGCCTTTGCCGGCCGAGGCTATGCCCATGAAGCGGCCGTGGCGACGATGGACTATGCGGTCGACGTCCTGGGCTGGAGCGATATCATCCACACCATTCACCCCGACAATGCCGGATCGATCGCGCTTGCGAAGCGACTGGGATCGGAAAACCGCGGGCCGACGCGACTGCCGCCACCGATGGGTGATTTTCGCGTCGATGCCTGGGGCCAGAGCGCCGATGCATGGCGCGCGCGCCGGGCGGGGCAAAGCGCACGTTGA
- the ssb gene encoding single-stranded DNA-binding protein has protein sequence MAGSVNKVIIVGNLGRDPESKSFQNGGKVVNLRIATSDSWKDKNTGERKEATEWHSVAIFNEGLANVAERYLRKGSKVYIEGALKTRKWQDAQGQDKYSTEIVLQGFNSVLTMLDGAPGAGGGSGGGSGGGGGYGGGGRDDFGGGNEFGGGSGGYGGGGGGSRGGASAGGGGSRQSFADDLDDDVPF, from the coding sequence ATGGCGGGCAGCGTCAACAAGGTGATCATCGTCGGCAATCTCGGCCGCGATCCCGAAAGCAAGAGTTTCCAGAACGGCGGCAAGGTGGTGAACCTGCGCATCGCCACGTCCGATTCGTGGAAGGACAAGAATACCGGCGAGCGCAAGGAAGCGACCGAGTGGCATTCGGTGGCGATCTTCAACGAAGGCCTGGCGAACGTGGCCGAGCGTTATCTGCGCAAGGGCAGCAAGGTCTATATCGAAGGCGCGCTGAAGACCCGGAAGTGGCAGGACGCGCAGGGCCAGGACAAATATTCGACGGAGATCGTGCTGCAGGGCTTCAATTCCGTGCTGACGATGCTGGACGGGGCGCCGGGCGCCGGTGGCGGCAGCGGCGGTGGTTCGGGCGGCGGCGGCGGCTATGGCGGCGGCGGGCGTGACGATTTCGGCGGCGGCAACGAGTTCGGCGGTGGATCGGGCGGTTATGGTGGCGGCGGTGGCGGAAGCCGTGGCGGCGCGTCCGCCGGCGGCGGTGGAAGCCGGCAGAGCTTCGCCGACGATCTCGACGACGACGTGCCGTTTTGA
- the ribB gene encoding 3,4-dihydroxy-2-butanone-4-phosphate synthase encodes MSTLLIQKLRNLVTDGGMSRSGLARAAGLHANTLRDLDQPDWNPTADTLRKLETFIFSNDDTPALVSIEEIIDEARNGRMFILVDDEDRENEGDLIIPAQMATPDAINFMATHGRGLICLAMGKARIDSLGLELMSRANGTRHETAFTTSIEARDGVTTGISAADRARTISVAIDASKGKDDIVTPGHVFPLVARDGGVLVRAGHTEAAVDVARLAGLNPSGVICEIMRDDGTMARMDDLVAFARLHNLKMGTIRDLIAYRRRHDHLVEKRAEMAFESKWGGDWKAMTFFNKASGDETIALVKGHIDPAKPTLVRMHTMSMFVDAFGEESERSGLLSGSMQMIADEGAGVIVVINRRMVDGITRFIRLRGEGKGAGAPEVEELRDYGVGAQILAELGVEEMVLLTNTHHTLVGLEGYGLSIVGERPIPGTGGE; translated from the coding sequence ATGAGCACATTGTTGATCCAGAAACTGCGCAACCTCGTCACCGATGGTGGCATGTCGCGCTCCGGTCTCGCCCGTGCGGCGGGGCTTCATGCCAATACGTTGCGCGATCTCGACCAGCCCGACTGGAACCCGACCGCCGACACGCTGCGCAAGCTGGAGACGTTCATCTTCTCCAACGACGATACGCCGGCGCTCGTATCGATCGAGGAGATCATCGACGAGGCGCGCAACGGGCGGATGTTCATCCTGGTCGACGACGAGGACCGGGAGAACGAGGGCGACCTGATCATCCCGGCGCAGATGGCCACGCCCGACGCGATCAATTTCATGGCGACGCATGGCCGTGGCCTGATCTGCCTGGCGATGGGCAAGGCGCGGATCGATTCGCTCGGCCTCGAACTGATGAGCCGCGCCAACGGCACGCGCCACGAAACCGCCTTCACCACCTCGATCGAGGCGCGCGACGGCGTGACGACCGGCATCTCCGCCGCCGATCGCGCGCGCACCATCTCGGTCGCGATCGATGCGTCGAAGGGCAAGGACGACATCGTCACGCCGGGCCATGTCTTCCCGCTGGTCGCGCGCGACGGCGGCGTGCTGGTGCGCGCCGGCCATACCGAGGCGGCGGTGGACGTCGCGCGGCTTGCCGGGCTCAACCCCTCGGGCGTGATCTGCGAGATCATGCGCGACGACGGCACGATGGCGCGGATGGACGATCTCGTCGCCTTCGCCCGGCTGCACAACCTGAAGATGGGCACGATCCGCGACCTGATCGCCTATCGCCGCCGCCACGACCATCTGGTCGAGAAGCGCGCGGAAATGGCGTTCGAGAGCAAATGGGGCGGCGACTGGAAGGCGATGACCTTCTTCAACAAGGCCAGCGGCGACGAGACGATCGCGCTGGTGAAAGGCCATATCGACCCCGCCAAGCCGACCTTGGTGCGGATGCACACGATGTCGATGTTCGTCGATGCGTTCGGCGAGGAATCGGAGCGTTCCGGCCTGCTGTCGGGATCGATGCAGATGATCGCGGACGAAGGCGCGGGCGTGATCGTGGTGATCAACCGGCGCATGGTCGACGGCATCACCCGCTTCATCAGGCTGCGCGGCGAGGGCAAGGGCGCCGGCGCGCCGGAGGTCGAGGAATTGCGCGATTACGGCGTCGGCGCGCAGATCCTGGCCGAACTGGGCGTGGAAGAGATGGTGTTGCTGACCAACACGCACCATACGCTGGTCGGACTTGAAGGGTATGGCCTGTCGATCGTCGGCGAACGGCCTATTCCCGGCACCGGAGGCGAATGA